The following coding sequences lie in one Kribbella sp. NBC_00709 genomic window:
- a CDS encoding NosD domain-containing protein, producing MPSTIYDVTTWTIPGSPSTTAYTDIGAIVNSIIADIKTNQPTQASKPGAVVYIPPGDYSLKTRIVIDISYLQLKGSGHGFTSSSIRYNAGDTSSWHEIWPGGSRIRVENTDGNAEAILISRSGDPRLSSIELLDFCLDGVSFTPNQNSYLNGKIGIRSATATDSLRIRGLGMIYLERGIVITDADALHIQGNFICENGSCIELVGSGQASMVNDNMIGAGYVGFSIYAENHFGLIVSGNNIFPRGKSSVHLKNCTNNNISANRLHAFYPGMIQCEGACHNNLIGSNHFLRVPESFPAMTGYNNGLDDLFGLVQLNGSGNTVVGNHFSYDVPPANITPSGATPTIVLVKSGSNNYVATNHTAANVAVHTVVLDGSTVSTKVLDCGTTAEFQPLTGATYGFRAIP from the coding sequence ATGCCCTCGACGATCTACGACGTCACCACCTGGACCATCCCCGGCAGCCCGTCGACGACCGCGTACACCGACATCGGCGCGATCGTGAACAGCATCATCGCCGACATCAAGACGAACCAGCCGACGCAGGCTTCCAAGCCCGGAGCGGTCGTCTACATCCCGCCGGGCGACTACTCGCTCAAGACCCGGATCGTCATCGACATCAGCTACCTGCAACTCAAGGGATCCGGGCACGGGTTCACGTCGTCGAGCATTCGGTACAACGCCGGCGACACCTCCAGCTGGCACGAGATCTGGCCGGGCGGCAGCCGGATCCGGGTCGAGAACACCGACGGGAACGCCGAGGCCATCCTGATCAGCCGCAGCGGCGACCCACGGCTCAGCTCGATCGAACTGCTCGACTTCTGCCTGGACGGCGTCTCGTTCACGCCGAACCAGAACAGCTACCTCAACGGCAAGATCGGGATCCGGTCGGCCACCGCCACCGACTCGCTGCGGATCCGGGGCCTGGGGATGATCTACCTGGAGCGCGGCATCGTGATCACCGACGCCGACGCACTGCACATCCAGGGCAACTTCATCTGCGAGAACGGCAGCTGCATCGAGCTCGTCGGCTCCGGCCAGGCCAGCATGGTCAACGACAACATGATCGGCGCCGGCTACGTCGGCTTCTCGATCTACGCCGAGAACCACTTCGGTCTGATCGTCTCCGGGAACAACATCTTCCCCCGCGGCAAGAGCTCGGTGCACCTGAAGAACTGCACGAACAACAACATCAGCGCGAACCGCCTGCACGCCTTCTATCCGGGGATGATCCAGTGCGAAGGCGCCTGCCACAACAACCTGATCGGCTCGAACCACTTCCTCCGCGTCCCCGAATCGTTCCCCGCAATGACCGGCTACAACAACGGCCTCGACGATCTCTTCGGGCTCGTGCAGCTCAACGGCAGCGGCAACACCGTCGTCGGCAACCACTTCTCGTACGACGTCCCGCCCGCGAACATCACTCCATCCGGCGCGACCCCGACGATCGTCCTGGTGAAGTCGGGCAGCAACAACTACGTCGCAACCAACCACACGGCCGCGAACGTCGCCGTACACACCGTCGTGCTCGACGGATCGACGGTCAGCACAAAGGTCCTCGACTGCGGCACCACAGCAGAGTTCCAGCCCCTGACCGGAGCGACCTACGGCTTCCGGGCCATCCCATGA
- a CDS encoding ATP-binding protein yields the protein MLYGRTDDCAVLAGLLGATGGGTSAAVVVRGEAGVGKTALMDWLQQEAVQRGGEVLRCAGVASESHLPFAGLHQLLRPAIHVMPALARLHQEALGGALGLSRRRGVDPFLVGVAALSLLGELAEGRAVTCIVDDAQWLDAPTADVFRFVARRLDAEGVLLVFAVRDPDDGSFEAPGLPEHWLRGLDDGASSALLVDRAPMISAEVKDRLIEHHAGNPLALIELAPLLTGDQLSGREPLPDPLPMGGGVERLYAARAAGLSPGAQQLLLLAATADTAGLDLVLGASVALGIDSGSLQEAEASGLIAAGHGVVVFKHPLVRSAIHQQSTFLQRRRGHLAMAALLDDEANADRRAWHLVRAATGPDDQLAVLLEASAERAMARGGPAAAVDRWQWAAEFSRSEVDRARRFLYAAEVAVQAGQPERARQLLALHGALLPDAPSRARALLGAIEMRHGSPEAAYHLLVEAANDLAAVDPSAALDSLVLAGEAATFLGDPRLTQQVSVLATKLREAGAMVDGSVVDLLVGLSKLFDGNWSEGSRILAGVVDESVVSSEYDDVLRSGRAAMYLGRLGDARTLYARAVSQARDSSSAGRLAPMLDRLAYIELLLGRLPDAEVHGLEGLRLADDLSLDAGVGHVSMAMLYAYRGQQTECRAQVRLAMELAESRQLKMVGAGAQAALGLLELGAGRLDEALSALESVGSSTDGHPGILRWATPDLVEAAARSGRPEVCAPAVERLQAWADASGLPIPVAALARCRGLLASGNEAVRYFEDALRADDQDTRPLERARIQLLLGETLRRSRQRAQSRTYLRSAMATFERLGASPWADRAGTELRASGEAVTPRDPSGRATLTPQELQIAQYAADGDSNAEIAARLFLSRRTVEYHLAKVYTKTGVTSRRHLATATALT from the coding sequence ATGCTCTACGGGCGCACGGACGACTGCGCCGTGCTGGCGGGGTTGCTCGGTGCGACCGGGGGCGGGACCAGTGCGGCCGTGGTGGTGCGCGGCGAGGCTGGAGTGGGTAAGACAGCGCTGATGGATTGGCTCCAGCAGGAGGCAGTGCAACGAGGCGGCGAAGTACTGCGGTGTGCCGGCGTTGCCTCTGAGTCTCATCTGCCATTCGCCGGGCTTCACCAACTCTTGAGACCGGCGATCCATGTGATGCCTGCCTTGGCCCGACTTCACCAAGAGGCACTCGGTGGTGCTCTCGGACTGTCCCGGCGCCGGGGTGTCGACCCTTTCCTGGTCGGGGTCGCGGCCCTGTCGCTCCTAGGTGAGCTGGCAGAGGGCAGGGCGGTCACGTGCATCGTGGACGACGCACAGTGGCTCGACGCTCCGACGGCCGACGTGTTCAGGTTCGTTGCGCGGCGTCTCGACGCCGAGGGCGTGCTGTTGGTCTTCGCGGTTCGCGACCCGGACGACGGTTCTTTCGAGGCTCCTGGACTACCGGAGCACTGGCTTCGCGGGCTCGACGACGGAGCCTCGTCCGCTCTACTCGTCGATCGGGCGCCGATGATCTCCGCCGAGGTCAAGGACCGGCTGATCGAGCACCATGCAGGAAACCCGCTGGCGCTCATCGAACTCGCGCCACTGCTGACCGGTGATCAACTGTCCGGGCGCGAGCCGCTACCGGACCCGCTCCCGATGGGCGGCGGGGTCGAACGCTTGTACGCCGCACGCGCGGCGGGCCTCAGCCCCGGTGCACAGCAGCTGTTGCTTCTCGCCGCCACTGCCGACACCGCGGGGCTTGACCTGGTCCTCGGTGCGAGCGTCGCTCTCGGGATCGACTCCGGGAGCCTGCAGGAGGCCGAAGCAAGCGGGCTGATTGCGGCCGGACATGGGGTCGTCGTGTTCAAGCATCCATTGGTACGTTCGGCGATCCACCAACAGTCGACCTTCCTGCAACGGCGCCGCGGTCATCTCGCCATGGCCGCGCTACTCGATGACGAGGCGAACGCCGACCGACGAGCGTGGCACCTCGTCCGCGCGGCCACTGGACCCGATGACCAGTTGGCGGTGTTGCTCGAGGCCTCAGCTGAGCGGGCCATGGCCCGCGGTGGGCCTGCCGCGGCTGTCGATCGGTGGCAGTGGGCCGCCGAGTTCAGCCGATCCGAAGTCGACCGCGCACGGCGCTTTCTGTACGCCGCGGAGGTAGCAGTTCAAGCGGGCCAGCCGGAACGGGCCAGACAGCTGCTGGCTTTGCACGGAGCGTTGCTGCCCGATGCGCCATCACGGGCGCGGGCGCTGCTGGGCGCGATCGAGATGCGGCACGGTTCCCCCGAGGCGGCGTACCACCTGCTCGTTGAGGCGGCCAACGATCTGGCGGCTGTGGACCCGTCGGCCGCGCTGGACTCATTGGTTCTGGCGGGCGAGGCCGCGACGTTCCTTGGCGACCCGCGGCTGACACAGCAGGTCAGCGTCTTGGCCACCAAGCTCCGGGAGGCCGGGGCAATGGTGGATGGCTCCGTGGTCGACCTCTTGGTCGGGCTGAGCAAGCTCTTCGACGGCAACTGGTCGGAGGGCTCGCGGATTCTGGCCGGTGTCGTCGACGAGTCGGTCGTCAGTTCGGAGTACGACGATGTCTTGCGCTCGGGACGTGCCGCCATGTACCTGGGCAGGCTCGGAGACGCCCGAACGCTCTACGCGCGGGCGGTGTCCCAGGCCAGAGACAGCTCGAGTGCGGGCCGGCTCGCGCCGATGCTGGATCGCCTGGCCTACATCGAACTGCTGCTCGGCCGGCTCCCGGACGCCGAGGTCCACGGGCTCGAAGGGCTGCGGCTGGCCGATGATCTGAGTCTCGACGCAGGTGTGGGCCACGTCAGCATGGCGATGCTGTACGCGTATCGAGGGCAGCAGACGGAGTGCCGCGCTCAGGTCCGGCTCGCGATGGAACTTGCCGAAAGTCGCCAGCTGAAGATGGTCGGCGCCGGTGCCCAGGCGGCGCTGGGGCTGCTCGAACTCGGCGCCGGACGACTGGACGAGGCGCTGTCGGCTCTCGAGTCGGTGGGCTCGAGCACCGACGGTCACCCAGGCATCCTGCGCTGGGCGACCCCTGATCTGGTGGAGGCGGCCGCGCGATCGGGCCGGCCCGAGGTCTGTGCGCCCGCGGTGGAGAGGCTGCAGGCGTGGGCCGACGCCAGCGGCCTGCCGATCCCCGTTGCCGCCCTGGCGCGATGCCGCGGGCTACTTGCCTCTGGCAACGAGGCGGTCCGGTACTTCGAGGATGCGCTCCGGGCCGACGACCAGGACACCCGCCCGCTCGAGCGGGCCCGGATCCAGCTCCTGCTCGGCGAGACGCTGCGACGTTCCCGGCAGCGAGCGCAGTCCCGCACCTACCTGCGGAGCGCCATGGCGACCTTCGAACGGCTCGGTGCGAGTCCGTGGGCCGATCGCGCCGGCACCGAACTGCGCGCGTCCGGCGAGGCCGTCACCCCACGAGACCCCTCAGGGCGAGCGACCCTCACCCCTCAAGAACTACAGATCGCGCAGTACGCCGCCGACGGCGACAGCAACGCCGAGATCGCCGCCCGACTGTTCCTCAGCCGCCGCACGGTCGAGTACCACCTCGCGAAGGTCTACACCAAGACCGGAGTAACCTCCAGACGCCACCTCGCAACCGCCACCGCACTGACCTGA
- a CDS encoding CPBP family glutamic-type intramembrane protease: MTTPTGPLRNQIRRAPLASFLILSCLWSWWPGALQAAGVPLPGPANAGFGPFLAAVLVLGVAQGRAGVRQLLKSMIQWRVPARAYLAGIGLPLLVSGSAILLTVLFGAARPSGSDLALAAQIPIVLVLLLLIPGTGGAWEEPGWRGFALGRLERRYGVLAGPLVLGGFWVFWHAPLFLTGDILWPDVLVIVAASVVVGAVFHAGKDSVLIAMLFHATNNAVGGSFASLLFHGHDQTTLGLVTAAGWWLIAGGVLVRSWRAQHATQTSGSNHVPSAV, from the coding sequence ATGACAACGCCAACCGGTCCGCTACGCAACCAGATTCGGCGGGCACCGCTGGCCAGCTTCCTGATCCTGTCCTGTCTCTGGTCCTGGTGGCCAGGTGCTCTTCAGGCGGCCGGCGTTCCGTTGCCCGGCCCAGCGAACGCCGGCTTCGGTCCCTTCCTCGCGGCCGTGCTTGTTCTCGGCGTGGCTCAGGGCCGCGCCGGAGTACGGCAGCTGCTCAAGTCGATGATCCAGTGGCGCGTCCCGGCCCGGGCCTACTTGGCAGGCATCGGCCTGCCCCTGCTCGTGTCAGGCTCGGCGATCCTGCTCACCGTTCTGTTCGGAGCAGCCCGTCCCAGCGGGTCCGACCTCGCCCTGGCGGCGCAGATCCCGATCGTGCTCGTGCTCCTCCTGCTGATCCCCGGGACAGGCGGGGCATGGGAGGAGCCAGGATGGCGCGGCTTCGCCCTCGGCCGGCTGGAGAGGCGGTACGGCGTGCTTGCCGGCCCACTGGTCCTGGGCGGCTTCTGGGTGTTCTGGCACGCACCGCTCTTCCTGACCGGCGACATCCTGTGGCCCGACGTCCTGGTCATCGTCGCGGCGAGCGTCGTCGTCGGTGCTGTGTTCCACGCAGGCAAGGACAGTGTCCTCATCGCGATGCTGTTCCACGCGACGAACAACGCGGTCGGCGGCTCATTCGCCAGTCTGCTGTTCCACGGCCACGACCAGACCACACTCGGTCTCGTCACTGCCGCCGGATGGTGGCTGATCGCCGGCGGAGTCCTCGTCCGCTCCTGGCGCGCCCAGCACGCCACCCAGACCTCAGGAAGCAACCATGTGCCCAGCGCGGTCTGA